From the genome of Triticum aestivum cultivar Chinese Spring chromosome 3B, IWGSC CS RefSeq v2.1, whole genome shotgun sequence, one region includes:
- the LOC123064579 gene encoding E3 ubiquitin-protein ligase SINA-like 3, which translates to MQGAAAAAERRSRPSPDKADESSKKARLDLPDGHMKQEAACEGDGGAIVGAAYIQRVELAVRIDKQMLHCPLCTHPFKPPVFQCKAGHPACSGCVALLPFRQCKACVDGGGFFDPCPTLDTLVSSTRIGCPNVGCQWYVTYHEVTEHQKVCPYAPCRCTEPGCGYVGAPQALAGHLRTVHLVPVRAVQYGKVSKLQLSVSTMRLVLLDDDNCVFLMTVGALGAGITAVSVVCARARAVTRPRFTCKMWVNLETPPAAVANCGKEDMVLVDMHIRSISSPGAVVAAGEPTFLTVPPMYLVPAAGDGASMEVPLHIRIDKLSPWSDALV; encoded by the exons ATGCAAGGCGCTGCCGCAGCCGCCGAGAGGAGGAGCAGGCCTTCGCCTGACAAGGCCGACGAGAGCTCCAAGAAGGCACGACTAGATCTGCCCGACGGCCACATGAAGCAAGAGGCGGCCTGTGAAGGAGATGGGGGCGCCATCGTTGGGGCGGCGTACATCCAACGAGTGGAACTCGCCGTGAGGATCGACAAGCAAATGCTCCATTGCCCCCTCTGCACCCACCCCTTCAAGCCCCCGGTCTTCCAG TGCAAAGCGGGGCACCCGGCCTGCAGCGGCTGTGTGGCCCTGCTGCCCTTCAGGCAGTGCAAGGCATGTGTGGACGGCGGTGGCTTCTTCGACCCCTGCCCTACACTGGACACCTTGGTGTCCTCCACCAGGATCGGGTGCCCCAACGTCGGCTGCCAGTGGTACGTGACCTACCACGAGGTCACTGAGCACCAGAAAGTGTGCCCGTACGCGCCTTGCCGGTGCACTGAGCCCGGCTGCGGCTACGTCGGCGCGCCGCAGGCGCTCGCCGGTCATCTCCGCACTGTCCACTTGGTGCCGGTGCGCGCCGTGCAGTACGGCAAGGTCAGCAAGCTTCAGCTATCGGTGTCGACCATGCGACTGGTGCTCCTCGACGATGACAACTGTGTGTTCCTCATGACCGTGGGCGCGCTCGGCGCCGGCATCACCGCCGTATCTGTGGTGTGCGCCAGGGCGAGAGCGGTGACGCGGCCGCGGTTCACATGCAAGATGTGGGTCAACCTGGAGACACCCCCGGCAGCAGTAGCGAACTGTGGCAAGGAGGACATGGTGCTCGTGGACATGCACATCAGGAGCATCTCATCGCCCGGCGCCGTGGTCGCTGCGGGCGAGCCCACATTCCTGACAGTGCCGCCAATGTACCTGGTGCCAGCAGCAGGAGACGGGGCATCCATGGAAGTTCCCCTCCACATCCGCATCGATAAGCTCTCCCCTTGGTCCGACGCATTGGTGTGA